One Streptomyces coeruleorubidus DNA segment encodes these proteins:
- a CDS encoding gamma carbonic anhydrase family protein encodes MGQRAMITGIGGREPQVDPEAFVAPTASVIGGVTLGVGASVWYGAVLRGDVETISVGASSNVQDNCTLHADPGFPVTVGERVSIGHNAVVHGATVEDDCLIGMGATVLNGAVIGAGSLVAAQALVPQGMVVPPGSLVAGVPAKVRRELSEEERQGVTLNGTMYAELAKAHREVHA; translated from the coding sequence ATGGGACAGCGGGCGATGATCACGGGTATCGGCGGCAGGGAGCCGCAGGTCGATCCGGAGGCGTTCGTGGCGCCGACGGCTTCGGTGATCGGCGGCGTGACGCTGGGGGTGGGCGCGAGTGTCTGGTACGGGGCCGTCCTGCGCGGTGACGTCGAGACGATCTCCGTCGGCGCGAGCAGCAACGTCCAGGACAACTGCACCCTCCATGCCGACCCGGGGTTTCCCGTCACGGTGGGTGAGCGGGTGTCCATCGGGCACAACGCCGTGGTGCACGGGGCGACCGTCGAGGACGACTGTCTGATCGGTATGGGGGCGACGGTTCTGAACGGGGCGGTGATCGGGGCCGGGTCGCTCGTCGCCGCGCAGGCGCTGGTGCCGCAGGGCATGGTCGTGCCGCCCGGGTCGCTGGTGGCGGGGGTGCCTGCGAAGGTCCGGCGGGAGCTGTCGGAGGAGGAACGGCAGGGAGTCACCCTCAACGGCACGATGTACGCCGAGCTGGCGAAGGCGCATCGTGAGGTGCACGCATAG
- a CDS encoding YbaK/EbsC family protein encodes MRAPIGHFDDARPAPACLDELTGPVADAVRHWRGSVPADQILYVDTDPEWADTAVFVEHYGRELLEQSANCVVVAGKRGGESTLAGCVVLSTTRVDVNGVVRRQLGARKASFAAMDTATGETGMEYGGITPLGLPGGWPVLVDAAVVDLPYLLVGSGRRRGKLLVPGKAFAELPGAVVLEGLGVA; translated from the coding sequence ATGCGCGCTCCCATCGGACACTTCGACGACGCCCGTCCGGCCCCGGCCTGCCTCGACGAGCTCACCGGCCCGGTCGCCGACGCCGTACGCCACTGGCGCGGCAGCGTCCCCGCCGACCAGATCCTCTACGTCGACACCGACCCGGAGTGGGCCGACACGGCCGTCTTCGTGGAGCACTACGGGCGGGAGCTGCTGGAACAGTCCGCGAACTGCGTGGTCGTCGCGGGCAAGCGTGGCGGCGAGTCCACGCTCGCCGGGTGCGTGGTGCTGTCCACCACCCGGGTCGACGTCAACGGCGTCGTGCGCCGCCAACTCGGCGCCCGCAAGGCCTCGTTCGCCGCGATGGACACGGCGACCGGGGAGACCGGCATGGAGTACGGCGGCATCACCCCGCTCGGACTGCCCGGCGGCTGGCCCGTGCTGGTGGACGCGGCCGTCGTCGACCTGCCGTACCTGCTGGTCGGCAGCGGCCGGCGGCGCGGCAAGCTGCTGGTGCCGGGCAAGGCGTTCGCGGAACTGCCGGGCGCGGTGGTGCTGGAGGGGCTCGGGGTCGCCTGA
- a CDS encoding acyltransferase produces MPKRKNTFSSWWRGLAQRAVHAGWAWVQRTGSVTAEHPGRYRFGAMGTGTRLAFPLGTVFGEPWIHVGAHCIIGEQVTLTAGLMPDLDLGPDPILRIGDGVVLGRGSHVIADTTVAIGSDCYFGPYVYVTSTNHSYDDPHEPIGKQWPRMEPVEIGPGCWIGTGAVILPGARIGRNVVVAAGAVVRGAVPDHAVVAGAPARVVRRWTPAGGWQPPLRTPPPVPIPQGVTPEQLCALSDLDEETAAGLAELEPES; encoded by the coding sequence GTGCCGAAGCGCAAGAACACGTTCTCATCCTGGTGGCGCGGCCTCGCGCAGCGCGCCGTCCACGCGGGCTGGGCCTGGGTGCAGCGCACGGGTTCCGTGACCGCCGAACATCCCGGGCGCTACCGATTCGGCGCGATGGGAACAGGTACCAGACTCGCCTTCCCGCTCGGCACGGTCTTCGGCGAACCCTGGATCCACGTGGGCGCCCACTGCATCATCGGCGAGCAGGTCACCCTCACCGCGGGCCTGATGCCCGACCTCGACCTCGGCCCGGACCCGATCCTGCGCATCGGCGACGGCGTCGTCCTGGGCCGCGGCAGTCACGTCATCGCGGACACGACGGTCGCCATCGGCAGCGACTGCTACTTCGGTCCGTACGTCTACGTCACGTCCACGAACCACTCCTACGACGATCCCCACGAGCCGATCGGCAAGCAGTGGCCGCGGATGGAGCCGGTGGAGATCGGGCCCGGCTGCTGGATCGGCACGGGCGCTGTGATCCTGCCGGGTGCCCGGATCGGGCGGAACGTGGTGGTGGCCGCGGGCGCGGTCGTCCGGGGCGCGGTGCCCGACCACGCCGTGGTGGCGGGTGCGCCGGCGCGCGTCGTACGGCGCTGGACACCGGCCGGTGGCTGGCAGCCGCCCCTGCGCACCCCGCCGCCGGTGCCGATACCGCAGGGCGTCACGCCCGAGCAGCTGTGCGCCCTGTCGGACCTGGACGAGGAGACGGCGGCCGGACTCGCCGAGCTGGAACCGGAGTCCTGA
- a CDS encoding phosphoketolase family protein, which translates to MPEAPRLDTGTQPTDEELRTLDAHWRAANYLAAGQIYLLANPLLTEPLRPEHIKPRLLGHWGTSPGLNLVHTHLNRVIKNRGLDALCIWGPGHGGPSVLANSWLEGSYSEKYPDVTRDAQGMELLLRQFSFPGGVPSHVAPEVPGSIHEGGELGYSLAHAYGAALDHPGLLVACVIGDGEAETGPLAGSWHANKFLDPVHDGAVLPILHLNGYKIANPTVLARLPEDELDALLRGYGHEPIHVVGDDPAVVHRAMAQAMDTALDRIAEAQRAAREEGVTERPHWPVIVLRTPKGWTGPAEVDGEPVEGTWRSHQVPLAGVHDNPEHLRQLEAWLRSYRPEELFDTEGRPVADVLACVPEGSRRLGATPYANGGLLVRDLPVPSLDDFAVPVDKPGTTLHEPTRVLGDLLAQVMRDTAGRRDFRLVGPDETASNRLQAVFDASGKAWQAETLDVDEHLDRHGRVMEVLSEHLCQGWLEGYLLTGRHGLFSCYEAFVHIVDSMVNQHIKWLRTSRRLPWRAPIASLNYLLTSHVWRQDHNGFSHQDPGFVDHVLNKSPEVVRVYLPPDANTLLSVADHALRSRDYVNVVVAGKQPCFDWLSMDEARVHCARGAGIWEWAGTEDGSREPDVVLACAGDVPTQETLAAAHLLRRHLPDLSVRVVNVVDLARLLPREEHPHGMNDFEYDGLFTTDKPVIFAYHGYPWLIHRLAYRRTGHQHLHVRGYKEAGTTTTPFDMVVRNDLDRYRLVMDVIDRVPGLAVRATAVRQRMADARTRHHAWIREHGTDLPEVAEWNWNA; encoded by the coding sequence ATGCCCGAGGCCCCGCGCCTGGACACCGGCACGCAACCGACCGACGAGGAACTGCGCACGCTGGACGCCCACTGGCGGGCCGCCAACTACCTGGCGGCCGGACAGATCTACCTGCTGGCGAACCCCCTGCTGACCGAGCCGCTGCGGCCCGAGCACATCAAGCCGCGGCTGCTGGGCCACTGGGGCACCTCGCCCGGGCTCAACCTCGTCCACACCCACCTCAACCGGGTGATCAAGAACCGCGGGCTGGACGCCCTGTGCATCTGGGGCCCGGGCCACGGCGGCCCGTCGGTGCTGGCCAACTCCTGGCTGGAGGGCAGCTACAGCGAGAAGTACCCGGACGTGACGCGGGACGCGCAGGGCATGGAGCTGCTGCTGCGGCAGTTCTCGTTCCCCGGAGGCGTGCCCAGCCATGTCGCCCCGGAGGTGCCCGGCTCGATCCACGAGGGCGGCGAACTCGGCTACTCCCTCGCCCACGCCTACGGCGCCGCCCTCGACCACCCCGGCCTGCTGGTCGCCTGCGTGATCGGCGACGGCGAGGCCGAGACCGGCCCGCTGGCCGGCTCCTGGCACGCCAACAAGTTCCTCGACCCCGTCCACGACGGTGCCGTCCTGCCGATCCTGCACCTCAACGGCTACAAGATCGCCAACCCGACCGTGCTCGCCCGCCTCCCGGAGGACGAGCTCGACGCGCTCCTGCGCGGCTACGGCCACGAGCCGATCCACGTCGTCGGCGACGACCCCGCCGTCGTCCACCGCGCGATGGCCCAGGCGATGGACACCGCCCTCGATCGCATCGCCGAGGCCCAGCGCGCCGCCCGCGAGGAGGGCGTGACCGAGCGCCCGCACTGGCCGGTGATCGTGCTGCGCACCCCGAAGGGCTGGACCGGCCCGGCCGAGGTCGACGGCGAGCCGGTCGAGGGCACCTGGCGCTCCCACCAGGTGCCGCTGGCCGGCGTCCACGACAACCCGGAACACCTGCGGCAACTGGAGGCCTGGCTGCGCTCCTACCGGCCCGAGGAGCTGTTCGACACCGAGGGCCGGCCGGTCGCGGACGTCCTCGCCTGCGTCCCCGAGGGCAGCAGGCGGCTCGGCGCCACCCCGTACGCCAACGGCGGGCTGCTCGTCCGCGACCTGCCGGTCCCGTCCCTGGACGACTTCGCCGTCCCCGTCGACAAGCCGGGCACGACCCTGCACGAGCCCACGCGCGTCCTCGGCGACCTCCTGGCCCAGGTCATGCGGGACACCGCCGGGCGTCGCGACTTCCGCCTGGTCGGCCCGGACGAGACCGCCTCCAACCGGCTCCAGGCCGTCTTCGACGCCAGCGGCAAGGCCTGGCAGGCCGAGACCCTCGACGTCGACGAGCACCTCGACCGGCACGGCCGGGTGATGGAGGTCCTCTCCGAACACCTCTGCCAAGGCTGGCTGGAGGGCTATCTGCTCACCGGCCGGCACGGGCTGTTCTCCTGCTACGAGGCGTTCGTGCACATCGTCGACTCGATGGTCAACCAGCACATCAAATGGCTGCGCACCTCCCGGCGGCTGCCGTGGCGCGCCCCCATCGCCTCCCTCAACTATCTGCTGACCTCACACGTGTGGCGGCAGGACCACAACGGCTTCTCCCACCAGGACCCCGGCTTCGTCGACCACGTCCTCAACAAGAGCCCCGAGGTCGTCCGGGTCTACCTCCCGCCGGACGCCAACACCCTGCTGTCCGTCGCCGACCACGCCCTGCGCAGCCGCGACTACGTCAACGTCGTCGTGGCCGGCAAGCAGCCCTGCTTCGACTGGCTGTCGATGGACGAGGCCCGGGTCCACTGCGCCCGCGGCGCCGGCATCTGGGAGTGGGCCGGCACCGAGGACGGCTCCCGCGAACCCGACGTGGTGCTGGCCTGCGCCGGGGACGTCCCCACCCAGGAGACCCTGGCCGCCGCGCACCTGCTGCGCCGGCACCTGCCCGACCTGTCGGTCCGCGTGGTGAACGTCGTCGACCTCGCCCGGTTGCTGCCCCGCGAGGAACATCCGCACGGCATGAACGACTTCGAGTACGACGGCCTCTTCACCACCGACAAGCCGGTGATCTTCGCCTACCACGGCTACCCGTGGCTGATCCACCGCCTGGCCTACCGCCGCACCGGCCACCAGCACCTGCACGTGCGCGGCTACAAGGAGGCCGGCACCACCACCACGCCCTTCGACATGGTCGTCCGCAACGACCTCGACCGCTATCGCCTCGTCATGGACGTCATCGACCGCGTCCCGGGTCTCGCGGTGCGCGCCACGGCCGTACGCCAGCGCATGGCCGACGCCCGCACCCGCCACCACGCCTGGATCCGTGAGCACGGCACCGACCTGCCCGAGGTCGCCGAGTGGAACTGGAACGCCTGA
- a CDS encoding spermidine synthase, with protein sequence MKDSIPVARSVDHGFAKLMPDVDRERAWLLTVDGAPQSYVDLDEPTHLEFEYARRLGHALDVVAEPGRALDVLHLGGGALTLPRYVAVTRPGSRQDVVEADRGLLELVAEYLPLPEGARVALHAADARGWLESAAGGSADVIVADVFGGSRVPAHLTSVAYVREAARVLRGSGVYLANLPDAAPFDFLRSQLATLATAFEELVLIAEPGVLRGRRFGNAVLVAGHEPVDVAALARLMAADAFPARVQHGAALREFIGDARAVRDEDAVPSPEPPDGAFGIG encoded by the coding sequence GTGAAGGACTCCATTCCCGTTGCCCGGTCCGTCGATCACGGGTTCGCCAAGCTGATGCCCGACGTCGACCGGGAACGGGCCTGGCTGCTGACCGTCGACGGGGCGCCGCAGTCGTATGTGGATCTGGATGAGCCGACGCATCTGGAGTTCGAGTACGCGCGCCGGCTCGGGCACGCGCTGGACGTGGTCGCGGAGCCGGGGCGTGCCCTGGACGTGCTGCACCTCGGTGGCGGCGCGCTCACGCTGCCGCGGTACGTGGCCGTGACCCGGCCGGGGTCCCGCCAGGACGTCGTCGAGGCCGATCGGGGGCTGCTGGAGCTGGTGGCCGAGTATCTGCCGTTGCCCGAGGGCGCCCGGGTCGCGCTGCACGCGGCGGACGCGCGGGGGTGGCTGGAGAGCGCGGCCGGGGGCTCGGCCGACGTGATCGTCGCCGATGTGTTCGGCGGATCGCGGGTTCCGGCGCACCTCACGTCCGTCGCCTATGTGCGGGAGGCCGCGCGGGTCCTGCGGGGCAGTGGGGTCTACCTCGCCAATCTCCCCGATGCGGCGCCGTTCGACTTCCTGCGGTCGCAACTCGCCACCCTGGCCACCGCCTTCGAGGAGCTCGTGCTGATCGCCGAGCCGGGTGTGCTGCGTGGGCGGCGGTTCGGGAACGCGGTGCTCGTGGCCGGGCACGAGCCTGTGGACGTCGCCGCCCTGGCCCGGCTCATGGCCGCCGACGCCTTTCCGGCCCGGGTCCAACACGGCGCCGCCCTGCGGGAGTTCATCGGGGACGCGCGTGCGGTGCGGGACGAGGACGCCGTGCCGTCACCCGAGCCCCCCGACGGGGCGTTCGGTATCGGCTGA
- a CDS encoding XRE family transcriptional regulator, protein MSDLDLLTQSLARSVKHWRAVRGFTLDVLAARAGVSRGMLIQIEQARTNPSLGTVVKIGDALGVSITTLLDYEQGPRVRIVPAEQAVRLWHTEAGSYNRLLAGTEAPGPLEMWDWRLMPGENSPSDPHPAGTMELLHVTAGELTLTVDGVEHRVPAGASVSFEANLPHTYGNTGDVPMEMMMAVSVPPVT, encoded by the coding sequence GTGTCGGACCTCGATCTGCTGACCCAGTCCCTGGCGCGCAGCGTCAAGCACTGGCGCGCGGTGCGCGGCTTCACCCTGGACGTGCTCGCCGCCCGGGCGGGCGTCAGCCGCGGCATGCTCATCCAGATCGAGCAGGCCCGCACCAACCCCAGCCTCGGCACCGTCGTCAAGATCGGCGACGCGCTCGGCGTCAGCATCACCACCCTCCTCGACTACGAGCAGGGCCCGAGGGTCCGCATCGTCCCCGCCGAGCAGGCCGTACGGCTGTGGCACACCGAGGCAGGCAGCTACAACCGGCTGCTCGCGGGCACCGAGGCGCCCGGCCCGCTGGAGATGTGGGACTGGCGGTTGATGCCCGGCGAGAACAGCCCGTCCGACCCGCACCCCGCCGGCACCATGGAGCTGCTCCACGTCACGGCCGGGGAGCTGACGCTCACCGTCGACGGCGTGGAGCACCGCGTCCCCGCCGGCGCGAGCGTGTCCTTCGAGGCCAACCTCCCGCACACGTACGGCAACACCGGCGACGTGCCGATGGAGATGATGATGGCCGTCTCGGTGCCGCCCGTGACCTGA
- the galU gene encoding UTP--glucose-1-phosphate uridylyltransferase GalU, producing the protein MIAPHSSTPVTPARTVRKAVVPAAGLGTRFLPATKATPKEMLPVVDKPAIQYVVEEAAAAGLDDVLMVTGRHKRAIEDHFDHAFELEQTLAAKGDTVRLDAVRDPARLASIHHIRQGEPLGLGHAVLCARRHVGDQPFAVLLGDDLIDPRESLLSRMLDVRDRRLGSVVALLEVPPEQIHLYGCAAVEPTGEEDVVRVTGLVEKPGRRDAPSRYAVIGRYVLDPAVFDVLERTPPGRGGEIQLTDALQELAWGGTVHGVVFKGLRYDTGDKADYLRTVVRLACDRPDLGPEFVAWLKEFVADLDGAHPARRDVAA; encoded by the coding sequence ATGATCGCCCCCCACTCTTCCACCCCGGTCACCCCCGCCCGCACCGTGCGCAAGGCGGTCGTCCCGGCCGCCGGTCTCGGCACCCGCTTCCTGCCCGCCACGAAGGCGACGCCCAAGGAGATGCTGCCGGTCGTCGACAAGCCGGCCATCCAGTACGTCGTCGAGGAGGCGGCAGCGGCGGGTCTGGACGACGTCCTGATGGTCACCGGCCGGCACAAGCGGGCCATCGAGGACCACTTCGACCACGCCTTCGAGCTGGAGCAGACCCTCGCGGCCAAGGGCGACACAGTGCGGCTGGACGCGGTGCGCGACCCGGCGCGGCTGGCGAGCATCCACCACATCCGGCAGGGGGAGCCGCTCGGCCTCGGCCACGCCGTGCTGTGCGCCCGCCGGCACGTCGGCGACCAGCCCTTCGCAGTCCTCCTCGGCGACGACCTGATCGACCCGCGCGAGAGCCTGCTCAGCCGGATGCTCGACGTCCGCGACCGCCGGCTCGGCAGCGTGGTCGCCCTGCTGGAGGTCCCACCGGAACAGATCCACCTCTACGGCTGCGCGGCCGTGGAGCCGACCGGCGAGGAGGACGTCGTCCGCGTCACCGGCCTGGTCGAGAAGCCGGGTCGGCGGGACGCGCCCAGCCGTTACGCGGTCATCGGGCGCTACGTCCTGGACCCGGCCGTCTTCGACGTCCTGGAGCGCACCCCGCCGGGCCGGGGCGGCGAGATCCAGCTGACCGACGCCCTCCAGGAACTGGCCTGGGGCGGCACGGTGCACGGAGTCGTCTTCAAGGGCCTGCGCTACGACACCGGCGACAAGGCCGACTACCTGCGCACGGTGGTCCGGTTGGCCTGCGACCGCCCCGACCTGGGGCCGGAGTTCGTGGCCTGGCTCAAGGAATTCGTCGCCGACCTCGACGGCGCACACCCCGCGCGGCGGGACGTCGCAGCCTGA
- a CDS encoding DedA family protein has translation MHVQEWLETVPAVAVYALVGLVIGLESLGIPLPGEIILVSSALLASQHGAIDPVVLGASATAGAIIGDSIGYAIGRKGGRPLLAWLGKKFPKHFSEGHIATAERSFEKWGMWAVFFGRFVALLRIFAGPLAGVLRMPYWKFLIANVLGGIVWAGGTTAVIYYVGIVAESWLKRFSWLGLVAAVLVGLTSMLVLKRKAKKAQPVTAAE, from the coding sequence TTGCACGTCCAGGAGTGGCTCGAGACCGTACCCGCGGTCGCCGTCTACGCACTGGTGGGACTGGTCATCGGCCTGGAAAGCCTGGGCATCCCGCTGCCGGGCGAGATCATCCTGGTCTCCTCCGCGCTGCTGGCCTCCCAGCACGGTGCCATCGACCCCGTCGTCCTCGGCGCCAGCGCCACGGCCGGCGCGATCATCGGCGACTCCATCGGCTACGCCATCGGCCGCAAGGGCGGCCGCCCCCTGCTGGCCTGGCTCGGCAAGAAGTTCCCCAAGCACTTCAGCGAGGGCCACATCGCCACCGCCGAGCGCTCCTTCGAGAAGTGGGGCATGTGGGCCGTCTTCTTCGGCCGCTTCGTCGCCCTCCTCCGCATCTTCGCGGGCCCCCTCGCCGGTGTGCTCCGCATGCCGTACTGGAAGTTCCTCATCGCCAACGTCCTCGGCGGCATCGTCTGGGCAGGCGGCACGACGGCGGTCATCTACTACGTGGGCATCGTCGCCGAGTCCTGGCTGAAGCGCTTCTCCTGGCTGGGCCTGGTGGCGGCGGTCCTCGTCGGGCTCACGTCGATGCTGGTCCTCAAGCGCAAGGCGAAGAAGGCCCAGCCTGTAACCGCTGCCGAGTGA
- a CDS encoding DUF4442 domain-containing protein translates to MSADQMSIGEMLAATVPMARTLNLEFLETTPERAVVSLPDQGEYHNHVGGPHAGAMFTLGESASGAIVLAAFGDQLSRAVPLAVSAEISYKKLAMGAVTATATLGRPAAEVVAELDAGERPEFPVAIAIQRADGAVTGEMTVVWTLRPNG, encoded by the coding sequence ATGAGCGCAGACCAGATGTCCATCGGCGAGATGCTCGCCGCCACGGTGCCCATGGCCCGGACCCTCAACCTCGAGTTCCTCGAGACGACGCCGGAGCGGGCGGTGGTGTCCCTGCCGGACCAGGGCGAGTACCACAACCACGTGGGCGGGCCGCACGCCGGGGCGATGTTCACGCTCGGCGAGTCCGCGAGCGGGGCGATCGTGCTGGCCGCGTTCGGGGACCAGCTCTCGCGCGCCGTGCCGCTCGCCGTCAGCGCCGAGATCTCCTACAAGAAGCTGGCGATGGGCGCGGTCACCGCGACCGCGACCCTCGGTCGTCCGGCCGCCGAGGTCGTCGCGGAGCTGGACGCGGGCGAGCGCCCGGAGTTCCCGGTGGCCATCGCCATCCAGCGGGCCGATGGTGCGGTGACCGGCGAGATGACTGTCGTGTGGACGCTGCGTCCCAACGGCTGA
- a CDS encoding ricin-type beta-trefoil lectin domain protein — translation MQSPHPPRPPYPPRPGAGPADSDRNLLARVGDTGEGPRAAALLLARHWRAVYEYAVICLASSQDSASMAAAAAFRRELARPGGGALRPRLLAAVRDTVGEWAADDGISRVLPELRKPVGARGLRAARSVTAERRRLAERAFRALPGASQCLLWHTEVEAEPISVPAGLLGVDVRTASTALEQAREQFRAGCVRAHRELAPTRECRFYNRLLDVPMRRGGSLLPDVQRHLMACRYCRHAAEQLSHFEGGLEDLLVETVLGWGARRYLASRPGRDGGRGVLPAVPAGGRHRLRAHALPAGGRLGPSRRRSKALAAAVGVTSLVLLATVLAVRGWTEEGGAVAPQATWGAVSGHSVAPDSAGRSSAGLPSAASAGHPAEVARGRLRNLDAGLCLDVRGGRARADARAVLNSCSATGSLQWSYHDDGMLRSAADPTLCLGSDTAEGSVVLTGCLVHAGVVRYDLTVRGELLPRGGKGLAVSHGKGRNVIVAGRDGSEAQRWALEPEAAPGGDAEKPGERRSQDTPRGSRQKESGQKESRREEESYDDAPPVHRPEPPQSKSGDLPQERYETRFAQADCCDAAEPGGGPGDTGAPDTDVLGPATRADALVSAPATVTTAVTTTPHSALR, via the coding sequence GTGCAATCCCCTCACCCCCCACGCCCGCCGTACCCGCCGCGCCCCGGAGCGGGTCCCGCGGATTCCGATCGCAATCTCCTCGCCCGGGTCGGTGATACCGGTGAAGGCCCGCGCGCCGCCGCGCTGTTGCTGGCCCGGCACTGGCGGGCGGTGTACGAGTACGCCGTGATCTGCCTGGCCTCCTCGCAGGACTCGGCGTCGATGGCCGCCGCCGCCGCGTTCCGCCGGGAACTCGCCCGGCCGGGCGGCGGCGCCCTGCGCCCGCGGCTGCTCGCGGCCGTGCGGGACACGGTCGGGGAGTGGGCCGCCGACGACGGCATTTCCAGAGTACTGCCGGAACTCCGCAAACCCGTCGGCGCTCGCGGTCTGCGTGCCGCGCGGTCCGTGACAGCCGAAAGGCGACGGCTCGCCGAGCGCGCATTCCGGGCCCTTCCGGGGGCTTCCCAATGCCTTCTCTGGCACACGGAGGTCGAGGCCGAGCCCATATCCGTACCAGCCGGTCTGCTGGGAGTGGACGTCCGTACCGCATCGACCGCGCTGGAGCAGGCGCGCGAGCAATTCCGGGCGGGTTGCGTCCGGGCCCACCGGGAACTCGCGCCGACGCGGGAATGCCGCTTCTACAACCGTCTGCTGGACGTTCCGATGCGCCGTGGCGGGTCCCTGCTGCCGGATGTGCAACGGCATCTGATGGCTTGCCGCTACTGCCGGCATGCCGCCGAACAACTCAGCCATTTCGAGGGCGGGTTGGAGGACCTGCTCGTCGAGACCGTGCTCGGCTGGGGCGCCCGCCGCTACCTCGCATCACGGCCGGGCCGCGACGGGGGCCGGGGCGTCCTGCCCGCGGTCCCGGCCGGTGGCCGACACCGGCTCCGGGCCCATGCCCTGCCGGCGGGCGGCCGGCTCGGGCCGTCGAGGAGACGCTCGAAGGCGCTGGCCGCCGCGGTCGGGGTGACCTCCCTCGTGCTGCTCGCGACAGTGCTGGCCGTCAGGGGCTGGACGGAGGAGGGCGGCGCCGTCGCTCCCCAGGCCACCTGGGGAGCGGTCAGCGGCCACTCCGTCGCCCCGGATTCCGCGGGAAGGTCCTCGGCCGGCCTCCCGTCGGCCGCGTCCGCGGGTCACCCCGCCGAAGTGGCCCGCGGACGGCTGCGCAACCTCGACGCCGGCCTGTGCCTCGACGTCCGGGGCGGCCGGGCCCGGGCCGACGCCCGCGCCGTGCTGAACTCCTGCTCCGCCACCGGGTCCCTCCAGTGGTCGTACCACGACGACGGCATGCTGCGCAGCGCCGCCGACCCCACCCTCTGCCTCGGCTCCGACACCGCCGAGGGCTCGGTCGTCCTGACCGGCTGCCTCGTGCACGCCGGAGTGGTGCGCTACGACCTGACCGTGCGCGGCGAACTCCTGCCGCGCGGCGGCAAGGGGCTGGCCGTCTCCCATGGCAAGGGCCGGAACGTGATCGTCGCCGGGCGTGACGGGTCCGAGGCGCAGCGATGGGCGCTGGAACCGGAGGCTGCTCCCGGCGGCGACGCTGAGAAGCCGGGGGAGCGGCGGAGCCAGGACACGCCCCGGGGGAGCCGTCAGAAGGAAAGCGGCCAGAAGGAGAGCCGCCGGGAGGAGGAGTCGTACGACGACGCCCCGCCCGTGCATCGGCCCGAGCCTCCGCAGAGCAAGTCCGGGGACCTGCCGCAGGAGCGGTACGAGACGCGGTTCGCCCAGGCGGACTGCTGCGACGCAGCGGAACCGGGAGGGGGCCCCGGCGACACCGGCGCGCCCGACACCGACGTACTCGGTCCGGCGACCCGCGCCGACGCCCTCGTTTCGGCGCCGGCCACCGTGACCACGGCCGTGACGACGACGCCCCACTCCGCACTCCGGTAG